One window from the genome of Rickettsiella endosymbiont of Xylota segnis encodes:
- a CDS encoding PD-(D/E)XK nuclease-like domain-containing protein encodes MLKIIASDKNIKPGLYDLSIEDYHRGPGLSRSGLMEFKRSPYHYWYKYLNPDYKPEPATPAQTIGNALHTLILEPNEFNKRYFVIPEFNKATKEGKERWQLIKSELGKKETLSAHQYEILQAMTASLKKNKLATQLIEYAEIEQSLYWTDPDTGILCKCRPDILRNNLVCDLKTAQNGSPRSFQYATFDYGYYIQAAMVREAIKQLKQKIIKDFLFLVIEKARPYAISIYQLDEASLDKGYQEFKTLLVRYQHCLESNDWPAYTIQEVSLPRYVFS; translated from the coding sequence ATGCTGAAGATTATTGCTTCTGACAAAAACATTAAACCAGGTCTCTATGATCTCTCCATAGAAGATTACCATCGCGGTCCAGGTCTTAGTCGTAGCGGTTTAATGGAGTTTAAGCGATCTCCCTATCACTATTGGTATAAGTATCTCAATCCAGATTATAAACCTGAGCCAGCAACCCCAGCTCAGACCATAGGTAATGCCTTACACACTTTAATCTTAGAACCTAATGAATTTAATAAAAGATACTTTGTTATTCCTGAGTTTAATAAAGCCACTAAGGAGGGAAAAGAACGTTGGCAACTTATCAAATCTGAATTAGGCAAGAAAGAAACCTTATCTGCCCATCAATATGAAATATTGCAAGCTATGACAGCAAGTCTTAAGAAGAATAAGCTGGCTACACAACTCATTGAATACGCAGAGATAGAACAATCTTTATATTGGACTGATCCGGATACCGGTATTTTATGTAAATGTCGTCCTGATATTTTGCGTAATAATTTAGTGTGTGATCTAAAGACAGCTCAGAATGGTAGTCCACGATCGTTTCAGTATGCCACATTCGATTATGGCTATTACATCCAAGCCGCCATGGTTAGAGAAGCGATAAAACAATTAAAACAAAAAATAATAAAAGACTTTCTGTTTTTGGTTATTGAAAAAGCTAGGCCTTATGCCATCTCTATCTATCAATTAGATGAAGCTTCCTTAGATAAGGGCTATCAAGAATTTAAAACACTATTAGTTCGTTATCAACATTGTCTAGAAAGCAATGATTGGCCCGCTTATACCATCCAAGAAGTTTCACTTCCCCGTTATGTGTTTTCTTAA
- a CDS encoding response regulator, whose protein sequence is MEPEKQKINPAHALLIEDDEACQRVMTHFLQQLNYEVDLADEGEKAVKMAQDKQYDLILTDVRNKGISGKEVIPLIRNKNKSRNVGTPIIVWSAFVHKKNEEMYLSWGADGALTKPCKIQVLKIAIGECSALQRYERKFRHRIKIIEQEWKANGGKKELLEKLCCLDNLQFSILVDALESIMEYNELDDLSRLPPEKLSTSESSNP, encoded by the coding sequence ATGGAACCGGAAAAACAAAAAATTAATCCTGCGCATGCATTACTTATAGAAGATGATGAAGCTTGTCAAAGAGTCATGACCCATTTTTTACAACAACTTAATTATGAGGTTGATTTAGCGGATGAGGGTGAGAAAGCTGTAAAAATGGCACAGGATAAACAATACGATTTAATCCTAACGGATGTAAGGAACAAGGGGATCTCTGGAAAAGAAGTTATTCCCCTCATACGTAACAAGAATAAGAGCCGAAATGTAGGTACGCCGATAATCGTATGGAGTGCCTTCGTTCATAAAAAAAACGAAGAGATGTATTTAAGTTGGGGCGCGGATGGAGCTTTAACAAAACCGTGCAAGATCCAAGTCTTAAAAATAGCAATTGGTGAATGTTCTGCACTCCAACGATACGAAAGGAAATTCCGTCATAGAATAAAAATTATTGAACAGGAATGGAAAGCGAATGGTGGTAAAAAAGAATTGTTAGAAAAACTATGCTGTCTAGATAATCTTCAATTTTCAATTCTAGTCGACGCCTTAGAAAGTATTATGGAATATAATGAATTGGATGACTTATC
- a CDS encoding helix-turn-helix transcriptional regulator yields MAYSKEREAIWSDVLTREKDHYQSRARLSLIKRGIKNPSPLQLRLEILFHSHKNLNNDAFLGDLSDHELGCILLTAWGWEAKETGNVLGIKEDSVHKFRARVSQKLNAKNIPNTVYRASQAGILAVDNIDFLLYLKKENSIQKINKTHEIENILI; encoded by the coding sequence ATGGCTTATAGTAAAGAAAGGGAAGCTATTTGGTCTGACGTCCTCACTCGAGAAAAAGATCATTATCAATCACGTGCTCGATTATCACTAATCAAAAGGGGCATTAAAAATCCTAGTCCGCTACAACTGAGATTAGAGATACTTTTTCATTCACATAAAAATTTAAATAACGACGCCTTTTTAGGGGATCTTTCAGATCATGAACTAGGCTGTATTTTATTAACTGCATGGGGGTGGGAGGCAAAAGAAACGGGAAATGTCCTTGGAATTAAAGAAGATAGTGTTCATAAATTCCGTGCCCGAGTTTCTCAAAAATTAAATGCCAAAAATATACCCAATACTGTTTATAGGGCAAGTCAAGCAGGAATTTTAGCTGTTGATAATATTGATTTTCTGCTTTATCTAAAGAAAGAAAATTCTATCCAAAAAATCAATAAAACTCACGAAATCGAAAATATTTTAATCTGA